The Leifsonia sp. 1010 genome has a segment encoding these proteins:
- the purN gene encoding phosphoribosylglycinamide formyltransferase translates to MLSIVVLISGGGSNLRALLEASEDAEFPARVVAVGADRDADGFEHAERFGIPTFTVPFTSYPSREEWGDALLEQIRQWEPDLTILSGFMRLVPPRVVEALSPRLINTHPAYLPEFPGAHAVRDALAAGVTQTGASLIVVDNGVDAGPIISQERVEVEPGDTEAALHERIKPVERRLLIDAVLDIANGHIDLEELARA, encoded by the coding sequence GTGCTCTCGATCGTGGTGCTGATCTCCGGTGGCGGCTCCAACCTGCGTGCCCTGCTGGAGGCCTCGGAAGACGCCGAGTTCCCCGCCCGTGTCGTCGCCGTCGGCGCCGACCGCGACGCGGACGGCTTTGAGCACGCGGAGCGCTTCGGCATCCCGACCTTCACGGTGCCCTTCACGTCGTATCCGAGCCGGGAGGAGTGGGGCGACGCCCTGCTCGAGCAGATCCGGCAGTGGGAGCCCGACCTGACCATCCTGTCCGGCTTCATGCGCCTGGTGCCCCCGCGGGTGGTCGAAGCGCTGTCGCCGCGGCTCATCAACACGCACCCCGCCTACCTGCCCGAGTTCCCGGGCGCGCACGCCGTCCGCGACGCGCTCGCCGCCGGTGTGACGCAGACCGGGGCGAGCCTCATCGTCGTCGACAACGGAGTGGACGCCGGCCCCATCATCAGCCAGGAGCGCGTGGAGGTGGAGCCGGGCGACACCGAGGCCGCCCTCCACGAGCGCATCAAGCCTGTGGAGCGACGGCTGCTCATCGACGCCGTGCTCGACATCGCCAACGGACACATCGACCTCGAGGAGCTTGCCCGAGCATGA
- a CDS encoding DUF6350 family protein codes for MSRTTVALLAALEAFIVAAIGIGICLVPITILWAAQFQLGADFTVVWRSAADIWLVGHGVNLTIALDPQTVAQLGLPTAAVPFQVTIALLGFAALTAGLGVRTGMRAAETDQRAVGALSALAAFVVISTLVVLTAGSPVAQPSLWQGIILPPFVYGVGIAAGFGFAALRGGAPAETAAATASPDRDATSPLGGGSGGLSTGRAPAPAVLSVLRTATVPIPSALRTGAGAALRAGTAATAIVIGVAALVVALLIFGNYGTIISLYEQLQTGVAGGAALTIGQLAVIPNIVVWMASWLVGPGFALGTGSSVSPISTALGPLPGLPLFGIIPAGGWSFGLVGVVVPILAGFVSGVLVRSRTAVRGLDGLQALLLTALGIGAVAGIELGLLAWWSSGALGPGRLHDVGPNPWLVGALAAAEVAVAAGIGLAAAGRGRR; via the coding sequence ATGAGTCGCACAACCGTCGCCCTGCTCGCCGCGCTGGAGGCGTTCATCGTCGCCGCCATCGGCATCGGGATCTGTCTCGTCCCGATCACGATCCTCTGGGCGGCGCAGTTCCAGCTCGGCGCCGATTTCACGGTCGTGTGGCGTTCCGCAGCCGACATCTGGCTGGTCGGCCACGGCGTCAACCTGACCATCGCGCTCGACCCGCAGACGGTCGCGCAACTCGGGCTGCCGACCGCGGCGGTGCCGTTCCAGGTGACGATCGCGCTGCTCGGGTTCGCCGCCCTGACCGCCGGGCTGGGCGTTCGGACCGGGATGCGCGCAGCCGAGACCGATCAGCGCGCGGTCGGTGCCCTGAGCGCGCTGGCGGCTTTCGTGGTCATCTCGACGCTCGTGGTCCTGACCGCTGGCTCCCCGGTGGCGCAGCCGTCTCTCTGGCAGGGCATCATCCTGCCGCCCTTCGTCTACGGGGTCGGGATCGCCGCCGGATTCGGGTTCGCCGCGCTGCGCGGCGGGGCGCCCGCCGAGACGGCTGCCGCGACCGCGTCGCCGGATCGGGATGCGACGAGCCCGCTCGGCGGAGGCTCAGGCGGCTTGTCGACGGGCCGGGCACCCGCGCCGGCCGTCCTCTCCGTTCTGCGGACCGCGACGGTGCCGATCCCCAGCGCCCTGCGCACCGGCGCGGGCGCCGCACTGCGGGCCGGGACGGCGGCGACCGCCATCGTGATCGGCGTGGCCGCTCTGGTGGTCGCGCTGCTGATCTTCGGCAACTACGGGACGATCATCAGCCTGTACGAGCAGCTGCAGACCGGTGTCGCCGGGGGAGCGGCGCTGACCATCGGGCAGCTCGCCGTCATCCCGAACATCGTGGTGTGGATGGCGTCGTGGCTGGTCGGGCCCGGTTTCGCCCTCGGCACCGGGTCGTCGGTGAGCCCGATCAGCACCGCGCTGGGCCCGTTGCCGGGGTTGCCGCTCTTCGGCATCATCCCCGCGGGCGGGTGGAGCTTCGGCCTGGTCGGTGTCGTCGTGCCGATCCTCGCCGGCTTCGTCTCCGGTGTCCTCGTCCGCTCGCGGACCGCGGTTCGCGGGCTCGACGGCCTGCAGGCCCTGCTGCTGACCGCGCTCGGGATCGGCGCGGTCGCCGGGATCGAACTGGGGCTCCTCGCGTGGTGGTCGTCCGGTGCGCTCGGACCCGGACGCTTGCACGATGTGGGGCCGAACCCGTGGCTGGTCGGCGCGCTGGCTGCCGCGGAGGTCGCCGTCGCCGCCGGGATCGGGCTGGCGGCGGCCGGGCGCGGCCGCCGGTGA
- the sucD gene encoding succinate--CoA ligase subunit alpha produces the protein MSIFLNKDSKVIVQGITGGEGTKHTALMLKAGTQVVGGVNARKAGTTVTHGDVELPVFGTVVEAIEKTGADVSIIFVPPAFAKDAMVEAIDAEIPLLVVITEGIPVQDSAEAWAYAKEKGNKTRIIGPNCPGIITPGESLVGITPATITGKGPIGLVSKSGTLTYQMMYELRDLGFSTAIGIGGDPVIGTTHIDALAAFEADPETKAIVMIGEIGGDAEERAADFIKANVTKPVVGYVAGFTAPEGKTMGHAGAIVSGSAGTAQAKKEALEAAGVKVGKTPSETAELLREVYAAL, from the coding sequence ATGTCTATCTTCCTCAACAAGGACTCCAAGGTCATCGTCCAGGGCATCACCGGCGGCGAGGGCACGAAGCACACCGCCCTGATGCTGAAGGCCGGCACCCAGGTCGTCGGCGGCGTCAACGCCCGCAAGGCCGGCACGACCGTCACCCACGGCGATGTCGAGCTCCCCGTGTTCGGCACGGTCGTCGAGGCCATCGAGAAGACCGGCGCGGATGTGTCGATCATCTTCGTGCCGCCGGCGTTCGCGAAGGACGCGATGGTCGAGGCCATCGACGCCGAGATCCCGCTGCTCGTCGTGATCACCGAGGGCATCCCGGTGCAGGACTCCGCAGAGGCGTGGGCCTACGCTAAGGAGAAGGGCAACAAGACCCGGATCATCGGCCCGAACTGCCCCGGAATCATCACGCCCGGCGAGTCGCTGGTGGGGATCACCCCGGCGACCATCACCGGCAAGGGCCCGATCGGCCTCGTCTCGAAGTCGGGCACGCTGACCTACCAGATGATGTACGAGCTCCGAGACCTCGGCTTCTCGACCGCCATCGGCATCGGCGGCGACCCGGTCATCGGCACGACGCACATCGACGCGCTCGCCGCGTTCGAGGCGGACCCGGAGACGAAGGCCATCGTGATGATCGGCGAGATCGGCGGCGACGCCGAGGAGCGCGCCGCGGACTTCATCAAGGCGAACGTGACCAAGCCGGTCGTCGGCTACGTGGCGGGCTTCACAGCTCCCGAGGGCAAGACCATGGGCCACGCCGGCGCCATCGTGTCGGGCTCGGCGGGCACCGCCCAGGCCAAGAAGGAGGCGCTGGAGGCTGCGGGCGTCAAGGTCGGCAAGACGCCCTCCGAGACGGCAGAGCTCCTGCGCGAGGTCTACGCCGCGCTGTAA
- the sucC gene encoding ADP-forming succinate--CoA ligase subunit beta — protein MDLYEYQARDLFEKYGVPVLPGIVADTPEEVRAAAEKLGGVTVVKAQVKTGGRGKAGGVKVAKNADEAEAAAQAILGLDIKGHVVRRVMVAGGARIAREFYFSVLLDRANRSYLSLTSVEGGMEIEQLAVEKPEALARVEVDPRGGIDHAKAVEIAQAAGFPEDLVEKVADVFVKLYEVYTGEDATLVEVNPLVLTEEGDIIALDGKVSLDENADFRHPDHEALEDKDAADPLEAKAKAANLNYVKLDGQVGIIGNGAGLVMSTLDVVAYAGEKHQGVKPANFLDIGGGASAEVMAAGLDVILNDPQVKSVFVNVFGGITACDAVANGIVKALEILGDEANKPLVVRLDGNNVDEGRRILTEANHPLVTLALTMDEGADKAAELAAK, from the coding sequence GTGGATCTATACGAGTACCAGGCCAGAGACCTGTTTGAGAAGTACGGGGTCCCGGTGCTTCCGGGCATCGTCGCCGACACCCCCGAGGAGGTGCGTGCGGCTGCCGAGAAGCTGGGCGGCGTGACCGTCGTCAAGGCGCAGGTCAAGACCGGTGGTCGCGGAAAGGCCGGCGGTGTCAAGGTCGCGAAGAACGCCGATGAGGCGGAGGCAGCGGCGCAGGCGATCCTCGGACTCGACATCAAGGGTCACGTCGTCCGTCGCGTCATGGTCGCCGGCGGCGCCCGCATCGCTCGCGAGTTCTACTTCTCGGTGCTCCTCGACCGCGCCAACCGCTCCTACCTCTCGCTGACCAGCGTCGAGGGCGGCATGGAGATCGAGCAGCTCGCCGTCGAGAAGCCGGAGGCGCTCGCCCGCGTCGAGGTCGACCCGCGCGGCGGCATCGACCACGCGAAGGCCGTCGAGATCGCCCAGGCCGCCGGATTCCCGGAGGACCTGGTCGAGAAGGTCGCCGATGTCTTCGTGAAGCTCTACGAGGTCTACACGGGCGAGGACGCGACCCTCGTCGAGGTGAACCCGCTTGTCCTCACCGAGGAGGGCGACATCATCGCTCTCGACGGCAAGGTTTCGCTCGACGAGAACGCCGACTTCCGTCACCCCGACCACGAGGCGCTCGAGGACAAGGACGCGGCCGACCCGCTGGAGGCCAAGGCCAAGGCGGCGAACCTCAACTACGTCAAGCTCGACGGTCAGGTCGGCATCATCGGCAACGGCGCGGGCCTCGTCATGTCGACGCTGGACGTCGTCGCCTACGCCGGCGAGAAGCACCAGGGCGTCAAGCCGGCCAACTTCCTCGACATCGGTGGCGGCGCGTCCGCCGAGGTCATGGCGGCGGGTCTCGACGTCATCCTCAACGACCCGCAGGTGAAGAGCGTGTTCGTCAACGTCTTCGGCGGGATCACCGCGTGCGACGCGGTCGCCAACGGCATCGTGAAGGCCCTGGAGATCCTCGGCGACGAGGCGAACAAGCCGCTGGTCGTGCGCCTCGACGGCAACAACGTCGACGAGGGGCGCCGCATCCTGACCGAGGCCAACCACCCGCTGGTCACCCTCGCGCTCACCATGGACGAGGGCGCCGACAAGGCCGCCGAGCTGGCCGCGAAGTAA
- a CDS encoding oxygenase MpaB family protein, giving the protein MRRNPRNRPVEGEDIVSEALTLAGGGRALLLQIAHPSVGQGVVEHSDFAERLMDRFDGTMLYLTATMFGSEAELAAMRRIVNRAHAPVRGTIAADGSAYNAFDPELQLWVAATLYQTVMDLHRRVFGPLTPAQADRAYEELSGALSNLQLTRDRWPARRADFDAYWERMLLSLRVNDDVRAVSRQILHPRRVPWWLRPTLPLVRLVTAGLLPESVRRQFGLPWDERRQLRFERAMRWTASVYPRLPLRLRHVPRERYRAKLRRAVLAPRPADAGNRGATKPTAQR; this is encoded by the coding sequence GTGCGCAGAAATCCCCGCAACCGTCCCGTCGAGGGCGAGGACATCGTCTCCGAGGCGCTGACCTTGGCGGGCGGAGGCCGCGCACTCCTGCTGCAGATCGCGCATCCCTCGGTCGGCCAGGGCGTCGTCGAGCACAGCGACTTCGCCGAGCGGCTCATGGACCGGTTCGACGGCACGATGCTCTATCTCACGGCGACCATGTTCGGCTCGGAGGCGGAACTCGCGGCCATGCGGAGAATAGTGAACCGCGCGCATGCGCCCGTCCGCGGGACGATCGCCGCGGACGGCTCGGCCTACAACGCCTTCGATCCGGAGCTCCAGCTCTGGGTGGCCGCCACTCTCTACCAGACGGTGATGGATCTGCATCGGAGAGTGTTCGGTCCGCTCACGCCCGCACAAGCGGACAGAGCGTACGAGGAGCTCTCGGGGGCTCTCTCCAACCTGCAGCTCACCCGCGATCGATGGCCGGCCCGGCGCGCGGACTTCGACGCCTACTGGGAGCGGATGCTCCTGTCGCTCCGGGTGAACGACGACGTGCGGGCGGTGTCACGGCAGATCCTGCATCCGCGTCGCGTGCCGTGGTGGCTCCGCCCGACCCTGCCCCTGGTGCGGCTGGTGACAGCCGGTCTCCTTCCCGAATCGGTGAGGCGACAGTTCGGGCTCCCGTGGGACGAGAGGCGACAGCTCCGGTTCGAGCGGGCGATGCGATGGACCGCGTCGGTCTACCCTCGGCTTCCGCTCCGGCTCCGCCACGTGCCACGGGAGCGCTATCGGGCAAAGCTCCGGCGGGCGGTGCTCGCACCGCGCCCAGCCGACGCCGGGAATCGTGGCGCGACGAAGCCGACCGCGCAGCGCTAG
- a CDS encoding FUSC family protein: MTAAAPAERKGGTPRNFEVGLRAAVAVAVPLFLLFSAGRLDLTAYAAFGAFTALYGRNEPYRVRVRTLTVAAIALLLSISAGVGLAVLGEPLALVAVALVLVVGGGTLFVTVFQMMPPQALFFVFALLVCAAVPTPAADALPRIGLAAAAAAFAWLLTMSGWAVRRIPGIARSALGRSGFVPELRRRPGIDRAAVRDPRVWLTVAQNVVGVLIAGGVALAFGLGHAYWAVVSVVAVIPPARAAHSISRSLHRIVGTIVGVGVTALLLVWSPPAVVVICVIVVCQFFAEILVARHYGAALVFITPLALSVSHLASPTPLNVLVVDRVLETVLGAGVGIALVLLARAVERRRGLAA; encoded by the coding sequence GTGACGGCGGCTGCCCCCGCAGAACGGAAGGGCGGAACTCCGCGCAACTTCGAGGTGGGTCTGCGTGCGGCCGTCGCCGTCGCGGTGCCGCTGTTCCTGCTCTTCTCGGCCGGTCGGCTCGATCTGACCGCGTACGCCGCCTTCGGTGCGTTCACCGCGCTGTACGGGAGGAACGAGCCGTACCGGGTGCGGGTTCGGACCCTGACCGTTGCAGCTATCGCGCTGCTTCTCAGCATTTCCGCCGGCGTCGGTCTCGCCGTGCTCGGTGAACCGCTCGCGCTCGTGGCGGTTGCGCTGGTGCTGGTCGTCGGCGGCGGAACCCTGTTCGTCACGGTTTTCCAGATGATGCCGCCTCAGGCGCTGTTCTTCGTCTTCGCCCTGCTGGTCTGCGCCGCCGTGCCGACTCCGGCGGCGGACGCGCTCCCGCGCATTGGTCTTGCGGCCGCGGCGGCGGCGTTCGCGTGGTTGCTGACCATGTCCGGCTGGGCGGTGCGGCGCATCCCGGGCATCGCGCGCAGTGCGTTGGGGCGCTCCGGATTCGTGCCCGAGCTGCGTCGGCGGCCCGGCATCGACCGTGCGGCCGTGCGGGATCCACGCGTCTGGCTCACGGTGGCCCAGAACGTTGTCGGCGTGCTGATCGCCGGCGGCGTCGCCCTCGCGTTCGGGCTCGGTCATGCCTACTGGGCCGTGGTGAGCGTCGTGGCCGTGATCCCGCCTGCGCGGGCGGCCCACTCCATCTCCCGTTCCCTGCACCGGATCGTGGGGACGATCGTCGGAGTCGGCGTGACGGCCCTGCTCCTTGTCTGGTCGCCTCCGGCGGTCGTGGTCATCTGCGTGATCGTGGTGTGCCAGTTCTTCGCCGAGATCCTGGTGGCCCGGCACTACGGCGCCGCCCTCGTCTTCATCACGCCGCTGGCCCTGTCGGTCTCGCACCTGGCGAGTCCGACACCGCTGAACGTGCTGGTCGTCGACCGCGTGCTCGAGACGGTCCTCGGCGCGGGCGTGGGCATCGCGCTGGTGCTGCTCGCCCGGGCCGTCGAGCGCCGCCGGGGTCTCGCCGCCTAG
- a CDS encoding UvrD-helicase domain-containing protein has translation MTSLPDAPQTTPSSVPIILDGWQGDGTDVDATPGSRRGASGGRGSRGTGGPGGSGHWRGPSERLFEGLNPQQREAAEYRGQALLIVAGAGSGKTSVLTRRIAGLIESREAWPSEILAITFTNKAANEMRERVEQLLGGKAQGMWISTFHSACVRILRREAETIGKTPSFTIYDSGDSRALLKRIIKELDADTLGFTVGSAANRISKLKNELTDLETHARSANLSDPQEVMFLEIFRQYTRELRRANAFDFDDLIAETVFLFRAFPRVAALYQSRFRHILVDEYQDTNHAQYSLIRELTMPVAPDIADDLEAHGRNVGPLRDAAGVIPSASLTVVGDSDQSIYAFRGADIRNIVEFERDFPGAKVVLLEQNYRSTQNILSAANAVISNNFDRKDKKLWTAVGDGEKIVGYTGYSGHDEAQFVADEIEKLHSAGMDYKDIAVFYRTNAQTRALEEIFIRSALPYKVMGGTKFYERAEIKDAMAYLITVANPSDMLALRRILNTPKRGIGPATETQLASYAEDNGLTFRAAMRDAGSLGLGPKVTNAILQLSNLLDEAAAKIDPSNPAGVSPVADILTFLLDGSGYLEVLRNSRDPQDEARAENVDELVAVTREFARNNPDGTLVDFLTEVSLVAAADEIDDSSGSVSLMTLHTAKGLEYDAVFLTGIEEDLLPHRMSANEPGGPAEERRLFYVGITRAKKRLFLSLAMTRAQFGETAVAMPSRYLQEIPADLIDWRQSPGSANGRGGTQSRALNARRPGLGAGSGGTGWNDPLSSSTFRQERPKAEWPNRVTGKVRDNGDLELSPGDRIRHSDFGEGRVTQVTGQGAKRVAHVQFDKVGAKKLLIKIAPIDKL, from the coding sequence ATGACGAGCCTTCCCGACGCCCCGCAGACCACCCCTTCCTCCGTCCCGATCATCCTGGACGGGTGGCAGGGCGACGGCACCGACGTCGACGCGACCCCGGGCTCCAGGAGGGGCGCGAGCGGCGGGCGGGGCTCGCGCGGAACGGGGGGCCCGGGTGGTTCCGGCCACTGGCGCGGGCCGAGCGAGCGCCTGTTCGAGGGCCTGAACCCGCAGCAGCGTGAAGCGGCCGAGTATCGCGGCCAGGCGCTGCTCATCGTGGCAGGTGCAGGCTCCGGCAAGACCAGCGTCCTCACCCGGCGCATCGCCGGGCTGATCGAGAGCCGCGAGGCGTGGCCGAGCGAGATCCTGGCCATCACCTTCACCAACAAGGCCGCCAACGAGATGCGCGAGCGCGTCGAGCAGCTGCTCGGCGGCAAGGCGCAGGGAATGTGGATCTCGACGTTCCACTCGGCCTGCGTGCGCATCCTCCGGCGTGAGGCCGAGACGATCGGCAAGACGCCGAGCTTCACCATCTACGACTCGGGCGACTCCCGCGCACTGCTGAAGCGCATCATCAAGGAGCTCGACGCCGACACTCTCGGATTCACCGTCGGCAGCGCGGCGAACCGCATCTCGAAGCTCAAGAACGAGCTCACCGACCTGGAGACCCACGCGCGCTCGGCCAACCTCAGCGACCCGCAGGAGGTCATGTTCCTCGAGATCTTCCGCCAGTACACGCGGGAGCTCCGACGCGCGAACGCCTTCGACTTCGACGATCTCATCGCCGAGACGGTCTTCCTCTTCCGCGCCTTCCCGCGGGTGGCTGCGCTGTACCAGAGCCGGTTCCGCCACATCCTGGTTGACGAGTACCAGGACACCAACCACGCGCAGTACTCGCTGATCCGCGAGCTCACCATGCCGGTCGCTCCGGACATCGCCGACGACCTGGAGGCCCACGGCCGCAATGTCGGCCCGCTGCGCGACGCTGCGGGCGTCATCCCCAGCGCCTCGCTCACCGTTGTGGGCGACTCGGACCAGTCGATCTACGCGTTCCGTGGCGCCGACATCCGCAACATCGTCGAGTTCGAGCGCGACTTCCCGGGCGCCAAGGTGGTGCTGCTGGAGCAGAACTACCGCTCGACGCAGAACATCCTGAGCGCTGCCAACGCCGTGATCTCCAACAACTTCGACCGCAAGGACAAGAAGCTGTGGACCGCCGTCGGCGACGGCGAGAAGATCGTCGGTTACACCGGGTACTCGGGCCACGACGAGGCCCAGTTCGTGGCCGACGAGATCGAGAAGCTGCACAGCGCGGGGATGGACTACAAGGACATCGCCGTCTTCTACCGCACGAACGCCCAGACCCGTGCGCTGGAGGAGATCTTCATCCGCTCGGCGCTGCCGTACAAGGTGATGGGCGGCACGAAGTTCTACGAGCGGGCCGAGATCAAGGACGCCATGGCGTATCTGATCACGGTCGCGAACCCGAGCGACATGCTGGCGCTCCGCCGCATCCTGAACACGCCGAAGCGCGGCATCGGACCGGCCACGGAGACCCAGCTGGCGAGCTACGCGGAGGACAACGGACTCACCTTCCGGGCGGCCATGCGCGACGCGGGCTCGCTGGGTCTCGGCCCGAAGGTGACGAACGCGATCCTGCAGCTGTCGAACCTGCTGGACGAGGCGGCGGCGAAGATCGACCCGTCGAATCCGGCCGGAGTCTCGCCGGTCGCCGACATCCTGACCTTCCTGCTGGACGGCAGCGGCTACCTCGAGGTGCTCCGTAACAGCCGCGACCCGCAGGACGAGGCGCGAGCGGAGAACGTTGACGAGCTCGTCGCCGTGACCCGCGAGTTCGCGCGCAACAACCCGGACGGGACGCTGGTCGACTTCCTCACGGAGGTCTCGCTGGTCGCGGCCGCGGATGAGATCGACGACTCGAGCGGCTCGGTGTCGCTGATGACGCTGCACACGGCGAAGGGCTTGGAGTACGACGCCGTGTTCCTCACCGGGATCGAGGAGGACCTCCTGCCGCACCGGATGTCGGCGAACGAGCCCGGCGGCCCGGCGGAGGAGCGACGCCTGTTCTACGTAGGCATCACGCGCGCCAAGAAGCGCCTGTTCCTGTCGCTGGCGATGACGCGTGCGCAGTTCGGCGAGACCGCGGTCGCGATGCCGAGTCGTTATCTGCAAGAGATCCCCGCCGATCTGATCGATTGGCGGCAGTCGCCGGGTTCGGCGAACGGCCGCGGTGGAACGCAGTCCCGCGCGCTGAACGCACGGCGCCCGGGCTTGGGCGCCGGTTCCGGCGGAACAGGGTGGAACGACCCGCTCTCGTCGTCGACGTTCCGCCAGGAGCGCCCGAAGGCGGAGTGGCCCAACCGCGTCACGGGCAAGGTCCGCGACAATGGCGACCTCGAGCTGTCGCCCGGCGATCGCATCCGCCATTCCGACTTCGGCGAGGGCCGGGTCACGCAGGTGACCGGGCAGGGCGCCAAGCGCGTCGCGCATGTCCAGTTCGACAAGGTGGGCGCGAAGAAGCTCCTCATCAAGATCGCCCCGATCGACAAGCTGTGA
- a CDS encoding glycerophosphodiester phosphodiesterase family protein yields MRARTAPVVIGHRGAPGYRPEHTQGSYELAFQLGADAVEPDIVATKDGVLVLRHENEISGTTDIAERAEFADRRTTKEVDGIAVTGWFTEDFTWDELSTLRARERIPALRQHSSTFDGHYPLLRLSDLLELIDRAGEGSSRPPGLVAELKHATYFEAAGYPLDELLLRDLAEAGWTDRAGVVVESFERTVLVKLHERGFRGRRVYLLEDAGAPADRVAALGSSAPGYDTDLSLRGLYALGSAAPSAADRVDGISVETSLVLSSGSVSMALFGEDDAADVGAVTSDLVDLAHSAGLAVLCWTLRPENGMLPAEFRGGDAEAAWGDWRRYFSILLHSGVDGVFADHPDLAVAVRDGR; encoded by the coding sequence ATGCGCGCGCGAACGGCTCCCGTGGTCATCGGTCACCGCGGGGCTCCGGGGTATCGGCCGGAACATACGCAGGGCTCGTACGAGCTGGCGTTCCAGCTCGGTGCCGACGCCGTCGAGCCCGACATCGTGGCGACGAAGGACGGAGTGCTCGTCCTCCGGCATGAGAACGAGATCTCGGGAACGACCGATATCGCCGAGCGGGCGGAGTTCGCCGATCGCCGGACGACCAAGGAGGTCGACGGGATCGCCGTGACCGGGTGGTTCACGGAGGACTTCACCTGGGACGAGCTGTCGACGTTGCGGGCGCGGGAGCGGATCCCGGCTCTGCGGCAGCACAGCTCGACGTTCGACGGGCACTATCCGCTGTTGCGTCTGAGCGATCTGCTCGAACTGATCGACCGCGCGGGTGAGGGATCGTCGCGGCCGCCCGGCCTGGTGGCCGAGCTGAAGCACGCGACGTATTTCGAGGCCGCGGGGTATCCGCTAGATGAGCTCCTGCTGCGCGATCTCGCGGAGGCGGGCTGGACGGATCGCGCCGGCGTGGTGGTCGAGAGCTTCGAGCGCACCGTGCTGGTGAAGCTGCACGAGCGCGGATTCCGGGGCCGGCGTGTGTATCTGCTGGAGGATGCGGGTGCGCCGGCGGATCGTGTCGCGGCACTCGGGTCGTCGGCGCCCGGGTACGACACCGACCTGAGCCTCCGCGGTCTGTATGCGCTGGGCTCTGCGGCGCCGTCGGCCGCGGACCGGGTCGACGGCATCAGCGTCGAGACCTCGCTCGTGCTGTCCTCCGGCTCGGTGTCGATGGCACTGTTCGGGGAGGACGACGCCGCGGATGTCGGCGCGGTCACCTCGGACCTGGTCGATCTCGCGCACTCAGCAGGCCTTGCGGTGCTCTGCTGGACTCTCCGCCCGGAGAACGGCATGCTTCCCGCCGAGTTCCGGGGCGGTGACGCCGAGGCGGCCTGGGGGGATTGGCGGCGCTACTTCTCGATCCTGCTGCACTCCGGCGTGGACGGGGTTTTCGCGGACCATCCGGACCTGGCGGTGGCCGTGCGCGACGGTCGCTGA
- a CDS encoding Bax inhibitor-1/YccA family protein, whose protein sequence is MALNNPAFSTNPAFSTNGQAATVSAENLEQMYQSPSATAADTDRMTVEDTITKTAICFVLLLAGAGVGWFVPVLAIPAAIVGFVLALVNIFKRKPSPGLILGYSAAQGIFLGAISMFFESQWSGIVIQAVIATFAVVGVTLALFASGKIRASAKATKIFLIAMFGYLAYSLVNLVLMWTGVTGGSFGLNSVELGNTGIKLGLIIGLLVVLLGAYSLVLDFDAIKQGVANRAPRIYGWSGAFGIMVTVIWLYLEILRMLAISRD, encoded by the coding sequence ATGGCACTCAACAACCCGGCCTTCTCTACGAACCCGGCGTTCTCCACCAACGGTCAGGCCGCGACCGTCTCCGCCGAGAACCTGGAGCAGATGTACCAGTCGCCGTCGGCGACGGCCGCGGACACCGACCGGATGACGGTCGAAGACACCATCACGAAGACGGCGATCTGCTTCGTCCTCCTGCTCGCGGGCGCCGGCGTCGGCTGGTTCGTCCCTGTTCTCGCCATCCCCGCCGCGATCGTCGGCTTCGTGCTGGCGCTCGTCAACATCTTCAAGCGCAAGCCCTCGCCCGGGCTGATCCTCGGCTATTCGGCAGCACAGGGCATCTTCCTCGGCGCCATCTCGATGTTCTTCGAGTCGCAGTGGTCGGGCATCGTCATCCAGGCGGTCATCGCGACGTTCGCCGTCGTGGGCGTCACCCTGGCGCTCTTCGCCTCGGGCAAGATCCGTGCCTCGGCGAAGGCGACGAAGATCTTCCTCATCGCGATGTTCGGCTACCTCGCCTACTCGCTGGTCAACCTGGTCCTCATGTGGACGGGCGTGACCGGCGGCAGCTTCGGGCTGAACAGCGTCGAGCTCGGCAACACCGGCATCAAGCTGGGCCTGATCATCGGCCTCCTGGTCGTCCTGCTCGGCGCCTACTCGCTGGTGCTCGACTTCGACGCGATCAAGCAGGGTGTCGCGAACCGCGCCCCGCGCATCTACGGCTGGTCGGGTGCCTTCGGCATCATGGTCACGGTCATCTGGCTGTACCTGGAGATCCTCCGCATGCTGGCGATCTCGCGCGACTGA